A section of the Deltaproteobacteria bacterium genome encodes:
- a CDS encoding ferritin-like domain-containing protein — protein MNITKEKLVELLNADLAKEYAAAIQYIQHAAVMTGAKYGDVIKELKLHATEEIGHALILADQIDYLRGVPTVDVSEIKTSEDNDDMLRQDLEGENDAIARYKTRIEQAEALKEFALAQQLRTILAMEQEHAMDLEQALGI, from the coding sequence ATGAACATAACAAAGGAAAAGCTCGTAGAACTTCTTAACGCAGACCTAGCCAAGGAGTACGCTGCAGCGATACAGTACATCCAGCACGCGGCAGTGATGACAGGCGCTAAGTATGGGGACGTTATAAAGGAACTTAAACTCCATGCAACCGAAGAAATCGGCCATGCCCTTATACTCGCAGACCAGATAGATTATCTAAGGGGCGTGCCGACAGTTGACGTAAGCGAGATAAAGACATCCGAGGATAACGACGACATGCTAAGACAAGACCTCGAGGGCGAGAACGACGCCATAGCAAGGTATAAGACAAGGATAGAGCAGGCCGAGGCACTAAAGGAGTTCGCCCTGGCGCAGCAACTGCGCACAATACTCGCCATGGAGCAGGAGCATGCCATGGACCT